TTCAGATGGAAGTGGGACTGATGGTGCTTCTGATTATGAGAGAAAGAACAGTACTAGCAAGACAAGTAAGAAGAGAAGAAGCAAGGATGGAAAAAGTAAAGAAAGAAGTCGAAGTTCTTCATCTGAGTCTGAAAgtgagaaaagaaagagaagtaAGAAAGACAGACAAAGTCGGAGAGAGGGTGAAGAACTGCAAGGCAACTTGCTTGGTACATATAGATTGTGTTATTCTCCACTTAATTGCACATCGTCCCTTCCCCAAAATTAACTGAAGGGAGTAATTTATTTAGTTGTTTTTCTGTGGAAATTTTAGATAATGACTTTGATGGATCTAAGTCGCGTAATGATCATGAACTTGTTAGAAAAGAAATGGGGTTGGATTGGATGCTGCGGCCGAAAGACAACGTGGATAAGATTCCCGAATCAATTTCTAACTGTTCAGCTGAGGAGACTCCGGCTGAAGAGGTATATTTCTGGTTAATTTTATAACACCGTGCGACTTTGGATGCTCGTCTCTTTCCATTGTATCATATCTTTATAGTGGAACAATATTACGGGCTTTCTTATCAAGCCTTATGCCCtttgttttatatttaatttgcttTAATAAGTTTGTTCATGTTAAAAATGCAAGAGCTAGAGCTCGTTGACGTCATATATTGTTCATATTGAAAAGGCAATCATGCTATGAGTTGCTTTTCATCCAGTCTTTGGGGATTCATCCATTTGTTTGTTAATGGTGTTTATGTCTTTAATCCAATGTATCAAAAGATTTATTTTGAATGTGTAGTGACTGTACCACCTGAATCTTTAGTATACTAAGTGCTGCTAGTCCCTTCAATTCATTGAAGAAATGTAGTAGTAAGGGTAATCTTCTTGCACTGCTTGATATTGTCATGTACTTACTGGACCAGATTGGCATCTGTATGTTTCTTGTTTTAGGTGACAAAAGTAAATCCCAGAGAACTGAACCCATACTTGAAGGATGGAGGAGGTGGTTATCCTGATGATTCAGAAGGAACAAAGAGTGGTGGCAGCCAACTTCTGTCTACTGCTGTTGTTGGTGACGGTGGTGCAAGTTGGAGGCTTAAAGCCTTGAGACGAGCTCAAGAACAAGCAGATCGTGAAGGACGGAAGCTTGATGAGGTTGGCATTTCAGTGATTGTCTTGCACTTCTACTGCAGTCACTTTCTAACTTTCACATTTACAGGTGGCAGCAGAACGGTGGGGATCACTTAGTGAACTTGCTGTTTCTGTGTCTTCCGGTAAAGCTGCACCAACCCGTGCTCACCTTCATGCTATCAAACGGAGGCAAGGGGTAATGGATGACAAGGAAGCTGTTGCAGACAAACGAAATCAGACTTATGCTATAAAGGTAATGTCGGATAAGAGTTGGTGACTTTACTAAAGGGCAACATTAGTTGCTTTATATTGCTTTGGTTATTCTTTACAGTTTACGCTTGTATATTTGTGATTTTAATGCTTGATGGAATGACTTTTGAATATCAAGCTTTTGTTAAATtaatgttgatttttttttttacaatgtCGTAGTCTGATATTTAGGAATCTGACCTTGTTCCTTATAAATTCAGAAGGAAGCTGTGCTATTTCCTCTACTAAAGTGGAAATGACAATTTGGCTATTTTTGATCTGTGTTTTATTGGTGTTAATAGTCTCATAAACATGTGCTTGCAGGAGACGTCCTCTGGTCGTTCTAAGATGCGAATGCCCACCAACCTTAAAGATTCTTTATCATGGCGCAAAGAGAAAAACCAGAAGATTCCCAGTGCAGATGCGGGGCTTATTGCCACTGCAATTTCTAGTGTAAATAAATTCTCCAATGACGGAAATTTTATGCGTGAATTTATGCATGAAAAGAGTGGTGTTTCCAGCCATGCTCCTGAATCTTCAAATCTGAAGTCAGGGGTCTTGGAATCAAAACCAGATTTACCGGTATATGAGAAAACAAGTGAAGATGCAACAAATATCAAGCCAGCCTTGACTGCAAATCAATTAGCTGCAAAAGTGATGCAGCTTCGAATGAAAGGGATGCATGATGAAGCTGAAAAACTTCTGGTGCGCAATAAATTCACTCTCTTTTGTACATTATTCAAAAAAACATGGCGGTTGGTCAAGACCATGTGTTTTTCAAGTGACATCACTGATTTGATGTTGCAGGCCTTCTAGAACATATCAATAGTTCGTAACATGTCATCTGCTTTATCTATCAGTAGTAGGTGCCAAAAAGTTTCATCTATCCTAGATCTATTTTCTAGCTAGTATGATCTTCTAAATTGATGACTTCATGAGACTCTATATTTCTTGCTTCCTTTGCCCCTTTCTTCAAAAAACTAGTGACCAAATTAAAATGTCTCCATGTTGGCAGCTTGCCGTTTCTGTGAGCAAGTAAAGGGGGTGCTTTATATAAGACTTAATGACACTTAATCTCGAGTTGACAGTTTGGGCTTCCCTGGTTGTAATCAACTTTACAATGTGTTACTTTCTTTTTCCAGAAAGAAGTGGAGGAGATGAAAATTAAACAAACTGCTAATGATATGTTGAGTAGACCACAGATAGATGGGAGCACAAGCAGGTATTTTGGATCTGAATTGTCAGCTAGGGCTTGCTTGACTTGGGAaatgttcttttttttaatttttttttgtttcaattcCCACCAGTAACTAAATGTATTGGCTTTAATCCTTTGTTTAGATATGTGATGCATGACATATCTGCTCGGCAAAAGAATAAAGCGGAGGATGTGGATGTGCATCTTGCTCAGAAGATAGTGCAAAACAAAAAGTACACTACGTATAGTCAGGCAGATGATGAGTATGATTATGATGATGGGCCGAGAAAAAAGTCCCGGAAGAAAGGAGGGGTGGAGAATAATAAATCCCTTGAGACTGCTAATCATGCAAGGCGTATTTTGACTCAGCAGGAGAGATGCCAATTCTGCTTTGAGAATCCAACAAGACCAAAGCATCTGGTGGTTGCCATTGCAAACTTCACTTACTTATCACTGCCAGTATGGCGGCAGATTGCCCCAGGTCATTGCTGCATCTTGACAATGCAGGTGACTTTGAGCTCTTCTCTGGTCATATATCTATAGGTTATATTTTCGTTCATTCTTGTGAACTGTACAATTAGCCAATTAATTGAATTCTGAAGAAATAATCTTTAGTGTGCTAGATCTCCATGAGTAGTGTCTTATTAGCAAAGCTAAGCTCCCTATTTCTCATTTGTCTGCTTTTCAGCATTTCAAGAGATCATTTATATCAGAAGTTGACGTTTAATGATAAAAAAGGAAGAGATCATttaaatgagatttttttttgtggtAGATGCTTCAGGATGTTATTGCTGCCAAAGATCTTGTTATAGTACTACCTTTGCTGCCAATTCTTTGCTATTTTTTCTCATAATGACCATTGCTTTCTCTTGGAACAGCATGAATCAGCTACAAGATCTTTGGATGACAATGTCTGGGAAGAGTTTAGGAACTTCAAGAAATGCCTCATTATGACGTTTGCAAAGCAAGAGAAGGATCTTATTTTTCTTGAGACTGTGATGAGTTTGGCCCGGCAGAAGCGGCATTGTTTGGTAGAGTGCATTCCTTTGTCCAAGGAAGTCGCAAAGCAAGCACCCTTGTACTTTAAAAAGGTTTGCAAAACCATCTTGTGTGCTGTCCGTTTTATTTTTGTAGCACTGTCTATCAAATCTAGTCTGAAATGAGTTGGAATTTAGAAAATATGTGGTTGCCTAGTCTTCCGTTAATATGATATGAAGGGATTTTTGATAAAGCATCTGAAGGGTTACCAGTTGGACTTTTATCAAATATGATTAGAATTTGGTCTGGGAACTATGAAATGTGAACTGTCATTATAGTGGTAGTGAGTCTCGCTTCTCGGTCTTCTATTTTTATCAAATCATAGGATGTGCTTACTGCTAAGACATGTTAATTGCCCAGGGATTTGGTCTAGTGGTAAGTAGACCAGGTGCTTTGGTCTAAGCTTAGACTACTTGTTCCAGTGCTGAAATGTTTTTTGCCCTTCTGTGCTGGAGCTAACTGGTTACACCTTTTGTAATTTGGCATCTCCCTGATGCCCATACATTGATAATCTCTTACttcataaaaaagaagaagagtatAACAGGTGATGTGTGGGAGAGGTGCGTGTTATGTGTTCGAACCCGCCGTAGACATAAGTCTTGTATTTTAATGGAGAAGAGTGGAGGTGCAGGCCTATTATCCACCAAATTTTGAACTGTGCACCTATTACCCTCGGGGATTTCTTGGTCCTAAAAAAGGTCATAGGATGTGCTTAGGTGTATTTGGAACTAATATTCTTGCAATTTCATCTTTTCTTATGAAATAATGCTTATGTATTGCTGTGAAAGAAACATAGAATTGTCTTTTGGCTCTTAATAGACCTGTTAGATATCAGAATCAAGTCGCTTAGGATTTGTTTGGAGCAAAGAATGAATATAGGCACTGTTTTCTAGAAATACTCATGGTTGTGCTGGCAAGTGTTCATACATTGTTCTTTCCCCCCTCTTTTGCTCCTATGTGTTGCTGTGTTTATTTGAAGCAATTTACACTTGCTCATAACAAATATCCACTGTAGGCGATTGATGAAGCTGAGGATGAATGGAGTCAACACAATGCTAAAAAGCTCATAGATACAAGTGTAAAGGGTTTAAGGGCATCAATCCCAAAGGATTTTCcctacttccatgttgaatttGGCTTAAACAAGGGATTCGTTCATGTAATTGACGATGAAAAGCTGTTCAGCAGCAGTTTCGGCCTCAATGTGATAAGAGGGATGCTGAAGTTGCCACCTGAAGACATGCATCAGCATAGGAGGCGCGAATCAGTTGACACACAAAGAGAAGCTGTCACAAGTTTTGCAAGAGATTGGGAGCCTTTTGACTGGACTAAACAGCTTTGATTAACTAAACATAAGGTGTATGTACCTGTATTCTGAGCGTAAGTTTCTTATTTTTAGCTTGAAATACGTCGGTGGTGGTTGTATTTGTGAAGGAAAAAACCATTGATCATATTCATGAAGACACAACCATAAAGAGGTTTTGATACTTTAAAAGTAAATACACTTAAGGATATGGAGTCGCTTCTCCTAGAGGGATCTAAGCCGTGTTGTTTATGAACTAGTTTAATCTCTTTAGTTGGTTTGTTTATTCTATTgtaccaaaaaataaataaatgaaggatcaattgttcaaaatcaaaataaaagatagaataGGTTGTACAGCTATTACTTTTAGTTGATAGGCTTTTAAGATGTATCCATATAATTTGAACTTTGattcatttttaaatatctatttggtcataaattttacaacaacaacattttCAATGAAATTTCACGAGTGTgatttggggagggtagagtttACGCATATCTTACCACTACATTATGGagatagagagattgtttctAAAAGACCATTGGCCCGAATGTATCAACCTTAAGTAATTGAAAATAACAATAGATAAAGCATAATGGTAAAAACTAAGAGCAATGTGAATTCTACGATACAAAAACAATAACGGTAACAAATTGATGTGATAATAAAAAATGGCACGACTAGTCCTATGACCAATCTAAAATCGACACAGGCCAGGACACGCTCTACCCCTACTAGCCTTTACTTTAATACACGACTTCCACAACTTTCtgtctaaggtcatgtcctcggtgatatgaaGTTGCgtcatatcctgtctaatcacctctcctcaaTACTTTTTCGATTTACCCCTACCCCTCTGCGTAATTCCTAACTCCAACCGCTCGCACCTTCTCACCTGGGTGTCGATACACCTCCTCTGCACATGTttaaaccatctcagtctcacaTTTCTCATTTAGTCTGCCACAGAGGTCATTCCCACTTTTTCCTgaataacctcatttctaatcttatcactcctagtatgttcgcacatccatctcaacatcctcatctcaGCTATATGCATCTTCTAAACATAAATAAAGTGTGGACATATTAATATAGTCATGTCTTCATGTACTCTACTATTTCAAGATAAATAAAAGTAATGTCCCTGATTATTTGTATTGTGCATACATATATTTtccaattttgattttatttttattttgttatggaTTGACGAATCATTAAAACTTATAAATGGGATGATTATATGATTAAATGTGGTATGTTATAGTGGGTAAATATCCTGACCGGTTAGagagtattttattaatatCACAAGAAAAGAAGTTATATCATGCGTGATCATGAGGCATGTTGAAAACACgattaagtaaataaatatgcatgtTGATTTTGTCTTTAATATTTGAATGAGATGATTACGTAATTCAACATTGATATTAATGGGCAAATGTCTCAATGCCACacggaaaaaaataatattctcaTTGAAATTAAGTAAATAGAAAGTGACATCTTATAATCACTCAAGTTCTTATATAAGATATCACACAATTAAAAGGAATATAGTATactgaaaataattttatatattgctTCAATTACTgcaattttagaaaaatcatACTCGAAAATAGGTACTAcataaatcatacttcaatTTCATTCACATTCGCATATTTGCCCGGACCTCTTATTCTCACTTATCCAACGCCTACTGGTTGATGGTGGAGTTACTCAATCACTTGAACAAGTCTTACTTTTCGAACCAAGTGTGTTTTGGTATTGGTTCCcaactcaatttttttaacATATTCAATGGGTTTTCACACATAAAATGAGCTCCAACTGAATTCTCGATATTGTGAATCTACCCCTGCTTTTGTTTATCATATTGAGCTGTATGCAAATACTAGCTCTAAATAAATGGAAAAGAGCCTAAAATACTCTTGAACCATAGCTTCTAGTACAATAATATCCTTCGTTAACCTTTCAGGCCAAAAATGCCCCCGATGTTGAACATTTTGGCTCTGAACTACCCTTATTTTTAACAGCTTTCCCCTAAAGTACAATTACGGAATTCATTTATTACATGTCAAAATGCTATTAGTTGGTtttaaataaactaattaattaaatttccaACACGATCCAAACAATGAATTAGGATATAAGTTATATATTAGGTGGAATCGAATTGTGGGTTgggaatttaattaattagttttttttataaaaaaaatcaaccaaTAATATTGTGCCATGTAATAAATGAATTTCATAATTGTATTTTCGAAAAGGGCCGTTAAAAATAAGGGTAGATTAGAATCAAAAATTAACGTGGGGTGTACTTTTAGCGTGAAAAGTTAACGAAAGATATTATTGTACCAAAAGtagttcaaaaatatttttaggccCCTTTTTTGCTAAATAAATGTATCAACCAACATATGAGGATTATCTTAATCCCATAAACGGTATTACCGGCCATTACCACTTCCCAATCAAATGACAAAATAGTATTGCCATCTAAATAACATTTGCACAAAAAGGAGCTATGAACATACTTCAGCTCTAATGAAATGCCAACCCATATCAGGGATGGTGGCAAAGGTAACAAAGAAGGGAAGAATCATTCCAAATCTGAAGACCAGAGCGACTACGCTCGAGCCTTAAAGAACTTGTTGAGGGACCTAGACCTGTAAACATATCAATATCACTCGGATAAGTGAAATGTGCAGTCTGATGGTGTGATTATCCATTGTTCAACCTCTGAAAGCCTGAGTTGGACATCAAAGTCCGTCCACTTCCATTGTCTTCACGTAGCAAGTTGTTAATGATGTCAAGATGTGGAAATTCATCAGAGAATACACTCTGCGACTGGCACCTAGACGGGAAGACTGGAAACTCTGATGGGGTTCTGTTGTTTAAAGGCTTGAAAATGTCAAAATTCCAATTTTCATTTCGTATGAAAGGATGATCTCGTGATTTATTCCTGCTGCTGTCCCTCCATGAATACTCCTGTTGCTTTCCAATCTGCATGGTGTCGTGATTAACCATTTCATATGAATAGCTTGGTCGAATAGAACTAGGTTCTGTTCTTTCCAAGCCCTGTTGTAAAAATACCGGACCAGATTTAGGCGAGGATGGTTGAGAAATAGGCTGTGAAGAGTTAACCACTGAACTAGGAGAACAGCTATTACTGTAATTATGATGATACTGCCGCAGCTGCTGTGTAGGAAGAGAAATCGGGGCTTGTTTTTGTATACCACCACAACTGCTATTATTTCCCGGTTGACTGAACGTAGAATGTGACCCAACGTCGGCCATCTGTTGGTGATCATCAATCTCTTTCCTGTGAAAATTTTGGTGGCAATTACAAGCTGCACATTTCAGGGCTCCTGGGGTTCCTTCTCCTCCACTAGGCATGAATTCTCCACATCCATCAACAGCATGTCCTCCCATGCTTGCAGCATGATTCTTGAGGCATTCTCGGTATCGGATTGAGCTGGTAGTGTCACTTACTGAGGCTGTTGATGGTGGTTGTAATTGTGCTATCCTGGCAGTCATATTTGGTTCTTTATATGTATTGAGTTGGTTATGCTGCTGAGCAAGACTGTGCTGATCCAGGGCTAGGGTAGAGCTGGGAAAGGTGCTTCCACGGCCAACATGTTCGTTTCTTCCAAAAATAGGACTGCCCACAATTCCTTTTGGATAAGACTGAGGAACATAAATACCTGGAGTTGTTAAAGGATCAGCACACAATCGACCAGCTACGCTTAATGAATGAGCCAATAATGGTAATTGTGGACGTATTGAAGGAACACTCAAGCATTGGGACACGGCAGACACTTGTAGTGACATGGGCTTTTCATATGTAGCAGGGGCTGAAAGGCTATTTATATAAGGATGCAGCTTAAAGGTGTCTGTATCCCAATTAACAGGATTTGCATCACTTAATCTGAATTCAGGATGAATATTTTTATCAGTCATGCTCAATTGTCGAAAATCTCACAGAAATTAGACTATGATGCCAAAAACTAAAGCTAATAAGCCACCAATCTAACTATGATTCCTGCATTGTTATCAAAAGCGAAAAGCGCAGAAGAGCAATAAGGTCCTTTAACTTTAAGCACAACACACAATTAAAGTGgagctttaatgaaaaaattcGCAAATGGTGAAAAAATACAAAGAAATAGTATAGTCCAAGATTAATAATTATAAGTATGAACAACAAATATATGgaaaaagaaattgaattttttttttgataaagtaaaatatcaattgtttaatGACACATCTTTAGCATTGCACTCATAGGCAAGGAAAAGTATGTCTTGGAGCCTTTGAGCGAGGCGAAGCGCTCAACATGTTTTGCGCCTCACATCAGGGCATAAGTGTGCTTTAAGCACACCTTTGACACCACTACAGTAAGGTAAGGCCTGGCCTCCCTTACTTGTGCTTTCTTATTGGagcttttgttattattattatattaataaaataagcCACCAAGGAACTACGCCTGATGATATATTAGCTTTAAAAATAACTGAAACAAAATATCCAAACCAAAGATATTGCACCAAAAGTAAATACTAGAGCACAGACACGAAGTAGTCTGGTTTTGTAGTAAGTCTTCTACTAGACAAAACCTCTTGCCGAACTGTGTCTTGGTATCCTCACATAAATATATGTGATAAACTGTACATAAAGCTTTTCCGATGGGAGCCACCGGTTATGACAGAGCTTCCCATTAGAAGAGGTGCCATGATAAAAACGATAGATATACCCAAACAATATGTTCATCTCTTTTGGTATTATCTAGCTCCACAACAGCAAATGTTTCTCTCTGCATTGCAAGGTAACCATGAAAAATTACATCAATACACTATTCACTTTCTTCAGGAAGCAAAAAGGACAAGAATTTTCACTAACCTCCTTGGAACTTAGGCAAAAATTGTGAACTAAGAGCTTCAGCACAAACTGGTTGACAAAAGGCTACAGTGTTTAAATTTATCCCAGCACAGTCATTTTCTCTTTACCTCTCTTTCATTTGATTCTTTAACTTTTTAGATCTTTGTTGTTAGGCAGGTACCCAAGAATGACAAATGATTTAACAACATTTACTTCTTCTATATTGCATTAACATATTTTGTTGATAGATTTCTATATTGCATTACTACAACATATTTTCCCAATGATCACCACCTTTCTGCATAAAGAAACCTTTTACAGTCAAGCTCAACGATGAAATCTCCAAAGAAAGCAAAAGCTAGGCAGTACGATAGCAAATATGCAATTGTCTAATACATCATAGAAACTACACTATTGGTGTCAATAACTAAAAGTCAAAACCTCAGTTTTCACTCCAAATACGGTGCAACAACTGTAAATACTAAAGCTCAAGACATAAAAAGTTCTTTAGTCCATCATCTCCTATAATTGCAATATAACATTTCCAAGCAAACGTATAATTGCTCTGCATATAAGGAAAAAGTGGCAAAGAGGGTGCAAAAATTGCTTTAGGTCATAGGTTTTTATCACATATGTGACATATTTTTCTCAGGAATCTCATTCTATAAATTCTTGGTTCCGCCACAGCTATAGACAGACTATACTTAGTGAAGCTTCAAATTCAAACAGGTAGAGTTcctttctaaaaataaaaatcactcAAGCAACAATACTTTACTTGGGACCAACAATACTTTACCCTTCCTTGCTTAAAACAAATATTTTACTCCTTCCTTTCAAGTTTATGTAATCATATTTCCTTTTTAGTTAGTTCAACAAAAGATAACCCTTTCTAAATATGAAAAGAATTAAACTTAAGCTCCTCGTTTTACCTTTAATGACATTTTCTTATAGCAACACAAATGTTATGTCATGTAATACCACAAGTTTCAGAAGTCTTGTAAGAAAACCACACAAATGTAGAGACATGTTTAACATCTCGTCCAGTCAAATAGGTTCAATTGAAGGTGTATTTGGTATGGAGGAGAAGTTCCAACTTTCTCCTGTTTGATTGGTCAAAAGATTTTGATAagtattatttttagaaaacaagttcttccaaaattcaagatAATGTTGATTGTCTACTCTCCATCCTCACCCCCATTATCCCTACCTCTTGGCCGAACCCAAATCCCCATCCCACACACACCCTGCCTCCCACTCATCCAAGGGAGGAGCCATGTAGGTCCAaagggttcatccgaacccatGAACCTCCTTTTGTTGgaaaattacattatttatacataGCTTCATGTGTTTACATGTTCATATTTTGAATCCGAAAATCTTGACTCCGTCATTGCACTCCCCTACCCCTATCCCACCTCTCACCCCCACAGGTCATAGTGCCTCCACCCCTAGCCACCTTGCACACTCACCCCACCCCCTACTCGCACCGTGTGCCTCACTTCATCGCCCTCCTCCACAACCCACCTACCCCACCTCTCACCCCTTCCTCCCATGAGGTCACGACCCCACCCTCCACGAGGGCACCAGCAACACTCACAAATTCAAGATAATGTTGATTGTCTACTCTCCATCCTCACCCCCATTATCCCTACCTCTTGGCCAAACCCAACCCCCAACCCCACACACCCCACCTCCCACCCATTCAAAGGAGGAGCTAGGTAGGGCTGAGGGGTTCATCCCCTTTGGCagaaaaattacattttttatacatagttaaaaaaaagattatatatataataaatgttGAACCCCTTCGACTTTTTCGTCTGTTTATATTTTAAACCCTTTAGTAAAAATTCGGACTCCACCATTACACTCATTGCCTACTCCTACCCCACCTACTCGACCTTCGTGCCCCACCTCTCAGCCCTTTCTCCCACGACCCCAACAACCCTATAATATTTgtctagattatatatatatatatattctgtcTACTTATCAAATACCAAAACACGATTGATTTTCTCCATaccaaatagaaaaaaaaactatttctgATATCATAACTCAGTAATCAAACAAATAtccattaataaaattaaagcaGCAGCAACACTCACAAATTGATCATGAAACTCTGGGGTCCATCGAAAAACCTCCATAAGTGCACCAGCAACAACTACCTTCTCTTTCAACAAAACAGATTCATAATCCTCTTCATTGGTGAAATCAAGAAACACATGGTAAGAATCGTAAGACCTAATTTTCACTACCCCTTTAAGAGGGATTTTCTCCTTGAAACTAACACGAATTTTAGTCATCTTTGGTTTAGGTATGACgaattttccaaccattgtaaGTTTACATACAGCCACCATGCTATCCCaatcccaatacttcttcgaaAAGATTACAGCTGGCATTCGCCTGTAGTTTAAATACATAACGTTGGGTTTTGGTTCTTGATTTTCACTGTCGAACCCGATTTGGGCTGCCGCCATTTGCCGCTCTACAGTGCAGAACCGAGTTTGCACTGCGCGTTTGAGTGGGAATGTGAAAACGTACAgcaatatatatagagagaagtcAATATAAATATAACAAGGTTTCTCGTGTTCAGTCAAGTACTATCACATAGATTAATTTTGTGGTGATTTTTAATTTGTGTTcactttaaataataaaaaggtaatcaaaaatatccttgatatttaaaaaaaaaacagaaagaaACTCTCAAggtaaaaatttatattttcatatcgtAATATTACACTAGTTATGTGTTATAAGATATAACAAGTTATGTCTCTTAATTTCTACATAATTTATATCGTTAGAAGCATAAATTCAGTTCATAACCCACAAGTTAATTAGGTACAAGTTCAATTTCAGAATGTTATGCCTTAAAAAGTTCATGACACAAGTTATGTCTTTCTGCGTAACTTATGTCGATAAAGACAGTTTAATTTCAGGACCTACATGTATAACTTTTTCCTACATAAACTTTGCTCAGACAAGGCAAAAGTTTTCAAAACTTATGCCAATTGCCAAACACGATAAAAATTCTCTAAACTTATGTCTAACaagataaaattataatttaccCTATTCCAATCGCTACTTAGACCTTGTATTTAACAAATTCattaaataaatacaataattCATTAGTCGAATTAATATAATGAGTTGTGGTGGAACTTGACCTCAAACTTATAATGTTTAAATCCTGAATTCGTTTTAAGACATTATCGTTGCATGTTGACATTCACATATcttcatatttctttcataaataaatgtttgtgattatattaTATGAGCTTTCAAATATACATGCTTTTATAAAGATTCACTAAtccaaaaaattaataatattagtaACTAGCTATTCTTTGATATAATCATTCTACATGGTACAAACAATTTATTCAAGTTGAGCATGAgcctttttttttacaaaatttaaaatgatgaatcttctttttataaaattcaaactTATGGATCTagttttacattttaaaaattaaaatcactacttaaaatttgaaaatctactttttgaaaaatttgaa
This DNA window, taken from Solanum dulcamara chromosome 3, daSolDulc1.2, whole genome shotgun sequence, encodes the following:
- the LOC129883704 gene encoding uncharacterized protein LOC129883704 yields the protein MAAAQIGFDSENQEPKPNVMYLNYRRMPAVIFSKKYWDWDSMVAVCKLTMVGKFVIPKPKMTKIRVSFKEKIPLKGVVKIRSYDSYHVFLDFTNEEDYESVLLKEKVVVAGALMEVFRWTPEFHDQFRETFAVVELDNTKRDEHIVWVYLSFLSWHLFYFRQLSMTDKNIHPEFRLSDANPVNWDTDTFKLHPYINSLSAPATYEKPMSLQVSAVSQCLSVPSIRPQLPLLAHSLSVAGRLCADPLTTPGIYVPQSYPKGIVGSPIFGRNEHVGRGSTFPSSTLALDQHSLAQQHNQLNTYKEPNMTARIAQLQPPSTASVSDTTSSIRYRECLKNHAASMGGHAVDGCGEFMPSGGEGTPGALKCAACNCHQNFHRKEIDDHQQMADVGSHSTFSQPGNNSSCGGIQKQAPISLPTQQLRQYHHNYSNSCSPSSVVNSSQPISQPSSPKSGPVFLQQGLERTEPSSIRPSYSYEMVNHDTMQIGKQQEYSWRDSSRNKSRDHPFIRNENWNFDIFKPLNNRTPSEFPVFPSRCQSQSVFSDEFPHLDIINNLLREDNGSGRTLMSNSGFQRLNNG
- the LOC129883097 gene encoding uncharacterized protein LOC129883097, which produces MSMLSGLKFIPREHVEKAKDESLDDSRQQRRRSGHKKDRERKKKKKSRSTSSDDEDLDKIRARSKKKKWYASDEDFSSYSDGSGTDGASDYERKNSTSKTSKKRRSKDGKSKERSRSSSSESESEKRKRSKKDRQSRREGEELQGNLLDNDFDGSKSRNDHELVRKEMGLDWMLRPKDNVDKIPESISNCSAEETPAEEVTKVNPRELNPYLKDGGGGYPDDSEGTKSGGSQLLSTAVVGDGGASWRLKALRRAQEQADREGRKLDEVAAERWGSLSELAVSVSSGKAAPTRAHLHAIKRRQGVMDDKEAVADKRNQTYAIKETSSGRSKMRMPTNLKDSLSWRKEKNQKIPSADAGLIATAISSVNKFSNDGNFMREFMHEKSGVSSHAPESSNLKSGVLESKPDLPVYEKTSEDATNIKPALTANQLAAKVMQLRMKGMHDEAEKLLKEVEEMKIKQTANDMLSRPQIDGSTSRYVMHDISARQKNKAEDVDVHLAQKIVQNKKYTTYSQADDEYDYDDGPRKKSRKKGGVENNKSLETANHARRILTQQERCQFCFENPTRPKHLVVAIANFTYLSLPVWRQIAPGHCCILTMQHESATRSLDDNVWEEFRNFKKCLIMTFAKQEKDLIFLETVMSLARQKRHCLVECIPLSKEVAKQAPLYFKKAIDEAEDEWSQHNAKKLIDTSVKGLRASIPKDFPYFHVEFGLNKGFVHVIDDEKLFSSSFGLNVIRGMLKLPPEDMHQHRRRESVDTQREAVTSFARDWEPFDWTKQL